Sequence from the Cuniculiplasma divulgatum genome:
ACCCATGTCCATAGAAATTAGGAAATTATCTATTGAGGATCTAGAAACTCTGATTGAAGTTGCTAGAGAATCATGGAAATGGACTTACGCAGGCATATACAGTGAGGAATATATCGAGAGTTGGATAAGGGAGAAATATTCTAAGGAAAAACTGCTAAATGAAATAGTAAGATCTCAATCTAACCTTGATATATTATTCCTCGGAGCTTTTGCAGATTCGACGTTAATTGGATTTATTGAATTGAAGATTATTGCTAATAAAGCTGAATTACTTCGCTTATATCTTAAACCGGAATACACGCACAAGAAGATTGGAAAAACATTACTGTTAGAGGCAGAGAAAATTATGAAGAAAAAAGGTATTCTGGAATGCAGACTATATGTTCACAGACAAAATTCTGTGGGATTTTCGTTCTATTATAAGAACGGATTCAAGGTTGAGGATACTGATGGAAGCGATTTTATAATGGAAAAAAAATACGAATCATAATTTATAGAAAATTCTTCTGGGCCAAATTCATATGTTCATTTAATGGACACCATGTTACTCATACAAAAGAAGACTTGCCTACAGTTGTAAATGGGACTCTACCTATCTCTAATATTACAGGATTTGCTTAAAAGTTTAAACGGGCTCGGTCGGGCCCATAAATATAACCATGTTCATATAATTATATTCCTCAAAGCTTAAAACTTTCCTCTCTTATTGTATTTTCAAGAGAAAATCTATTGAACGGAATCCAAATCAATATTTATTAAGTATACCATAATGTATACACTATGGATCAAGAAGTCCAGATGGACATTAAAGATGTGAGATTAACTGTCGAAAAGCACCTTAAAGATTTGGGTATTGAGGGGCCGGCTAGAATTGCATCCGCAAAATTCAATCAGGGTTATTGGAGTGTTGTTGTTGTCTATTCAAGAGACATAGAAGTTGGAGATAAGAAACAAAAGACAGGTATAATTGCCGCATTGGAAATCAATGATACCACCGGAAAAGTTGAGGCGTTCAAAGAGAACCCAACATAAGGACGCTTTTTCACATGGGATTGATCATTGATCAGATTGAAATTAAGGGCACAATCAAGAGTGTCAAAGTCTCCGCTCTGATAGATTCTGGAGCTGAAGGAAACTATATCAGTGCTGTATTGCCCAATGGAATCAGGCCAGAACAACTTGGATTTGTATCTTACGGTGAAATTCCCGTTTCAATTCCAGGGTCATCCATCAGAGAATTGCACGGTTCCCTGACATTCGAGAGTCTAAAACTGAACGGGGTTATCCTTTCTGAGCCGGAATTCATAATTCTCGAAAATATAGATTTTCCAGTCATAATTGGAGTAGAAATACTTCAAATGATTGGACTGAAACTGGACTTCAGAACCGATACTATGCAGATCTGAATATCCAGTTATTCTTAAAATAACAAGAAGAAACCAATTTTCATTTTCGTTTAGCTTCATTTAAAATATGCCAAAGTTCGGCTTGAATTACATAAAATGGATTAAACATAATTGTATTACTCGAGACCTGTAATTTTTTCATGAATTTTTCCGGTCCTGTAGCATTTTTTATATGCGAAGATTTCAATTAGAAAAATATGGCTAAAGGCACTGGAAGACGCAGGCGATCATCTGCAGTGACATACTTCCTGGTTCACTAAACTACAGGTATTTTAATATTGCTTGAACCATTTGTTGGTTCAACAATGGAAATACGCCAGTTAAAGGAAAGTGATGTTGAATCGGTCATTGAAGTGGCCAGGTTAAGCTGGGAATGGACATACCAGAGCATATATTCCCATGAATTCATAGAATCATGGATAAGGAAGAAATACGCAAAACATGCAATTTCTGACCAGATCACGCGATCTGCTTCCGGCCAGAATGGTATTTTTCTTGGGGCTTTCCAGAACAACAAACTGATAGGTTTTATTCATGCAGTTGTAAATGATTCTGAAGCAGAAATTGCCAGGCTCTATTTTCTTCCAGGATTCACAAGACGAGGATTTGGTTCTGAACTGCTAAGAACGGCAGAAGAGATTCTATGTTCAAGAGGCGTGCGCCGGGCCAGACTGTATGTGCAAAAACAGAATAACATAGGAATTGTATTCTACCGGAAGCACGGCTACTCCGATGCAGGCTACTGTGATTATGATATTGAAATGGTGAAAAATTTCCAGGACTGTCATGGAATTTAACGAAATTGAGCGGGAAATCCCTTCCGAAAGGGAGGGGATGAAAGTGAAACCTTTTTTCTGTTCTCTTGAAATATTACAATACTCACCAGCAGACAGAATGGAAGAAGGTCGGATAACATGTGGCTCCATGCGTGCCTGTTTCCGTAAAGTCCAATGGCTGAGCATGGAGATCAAAGTACCTCCGGACCGGGGGAATGCATGCCTGTGGAGGTTCCGCCGGTAACCGTGGAAGCAGGAAGCCCCTTTCGAAGGATAGGGGAGGAGGTCACTTTGCATTGAACAGGATGGTAGACGGAAGCGCCATTAAATGAAAATTTCCTTATGGACTGCCTGTCATGAAGAATAGATCACATCAGTTCAGGTAAAACCGTGCTTCACCAGGTTGAAGAATGACTTCTCCATGACCCGCCTGCTCATCAGGAGCCACCCCATCAGCCCATATGAGAATATTACTGCTGCAATGCCGAAATTGATTAGAAAAATTCCTGTTATGGACAGGATGATATATGCTATGACAAGTGGCAGAAATACTATGAATGTGCCTTCAGACAAACTCCCGCCAAATGTTCTGGACTGGACCTTTATGACATTCAGGTTGAGTATTGTTGCATAAACAAAAAATGGGAAGAACAGAAGCAGCGGAACTGCCATTGCTATGGCAAAATCCCTAAATGGCAGAATAGACGGACTTGAGAAATATGTGTAAATCAGATAAACAAATACTGGCGATGAAACACCTGCTAGGAAAAACAACCTGCCGGAAACATAGTTCCTGACCGCAAGGTGGGGTTTTACAGTGTTCCATCCGATCCATATCCTTTCGTTTATTATTGAATAAAACAGAATAAAAGTGATCAGGAACATATAGTACAGCATTACAAACGTCGAAATTCCTGAACCAATGAAAGGGAAATAGAAAGTAAAGAGAATGAGTGCGATAAAAAGCACCGAGGACACAACCATCATGCTTGCCAATGTTATTCGGCCCAAACCTGTCCTTCCTGAAACTGGGTTTAACCTTGTTGCTGTAAAAGCTATTGTTGTGGAAAATTTCAGCAGTGGGTTCCGTCTGGACCATCCGCCAAAATTTATTGGGCGTTTTACATTGTTCCTGACCGTTACATTCCTGAAGTGAAGGGCTGCGTCATCCCTGTTCAGTATTGAACTCCAGGCAATGGCCAGTGCGACCACGAGAACCGCAAGTGCCCCAATCAGGGAAAACTGCCAGTAGTTGCCTGAAATATTTGAAATTGCCAGGGGAAAGCCAATAAGCCCGAGAATGCCGAGACCTGCAACCAGGATGAGCAGTATATTCGTATCCCTTATCCGCCCGAATAGCCTGAGAAGGAATCCAATGATGGATATTGCAAGAATCAGCAGGGAGAAAACTGCCGTTGCGTATGACGGAACAATTGCTGTTGAAAAAAAAGAAATTGTGGAGAAAATTAGCAATGAAGGAAGAGACATCAACATAAGAGAATAAATTGAGAATGCCTTAGAAAGAGAGGAAGCGCGTGCTCCGTAATTCGCCATGAAATCCAGATCTGATTTCACAAATACATTTCTGGCAAATAACTGGAAAATGTAAAATTCAATTACTGTAAGTATTGAAACTATCAGTATCCTGTAATCAAATGGTACTAATTTGCCAATCCTTATGAATAGGGTATCAAATTCCAGCAGGGCCAAGCCTGAAATCAGGTACACTATGGCCAGTATGATAAGCTGGGTATCTGGAATTCGTGACTTGATCAGAAATTTTGTGAAGCCTGGCCTCATATGTCACATCATCCTTCCAAGCCTAGCTTCTATGGTCTCTCCTGAGCCCATGTCAGTCTCGATCTCGCCAATTGTTCCGGCCCATTTGATCCTGCCTGAAGAAAGTATCATTATTCGATCCGTAAGGCGGGAAGCTGTTGACACCACATGTGTTGAAAGAAGCACTGTAGC
This genomic interval carries:
- a CDS encoding GNAT family N-acetyltransferase; the protein is MLEPFVGSTMEIRQLKESDVESVIEVARLSWEWTYQSIYSHEFIESWIRKKYAKHAISDQITRSASGQNGIFLGAFQNNKLIGFIHAVVNDSEAEIARLYFLPGFTRRGFGSELLRTAEEILCSRGVRRARLYVQKQNNIGIVFYRKHGYSDAGYCDYDIEMVKNFQDCHGI
- a CDS encoding GNAT family N-acetyltransferase, translated to MSIEIRKLSIEDLETLIEVARESWKWTYAGIYSEEYIESWIREKYSKEKLLNEIVRSQSNLDILFLGAFADSTLIGFIELKIIANKAELLRLYLKPEYTHKKIGKTLLLEAEKIMKKKGILECRLYVHRQNSVGFSFYYKNGFKVEDTDGSDFIMEKKYES